The proteins below come from a single Eucalyptus grandis isolate ANBG69807.140 chromosome 3, ASM1654582v1, whole genome shotgun sequence genomic window:
- the LOC104436144 gene encoding transmembrane 9 superfamily member 11 produces MDFFDRFKIWVLAVSLVVNCGCGYYLPGSYPHKYSVGDTLSVKVNSLTSIDTEIPYSYYSLPFCPPLEGVKDSAENLGELLMGDRIENSPYQFKMYTNESEIFSCRTDPLTADSFKLLKERIDEIYQVNLILDNLPAIRYTKKEEFFLRWTGYPVGIKVQDTYYVFNHLKFTVLVHKYEETNVARVMGTGDAAEMIPTIGNDGSDVQGYMVVGFEVVPCSVMHNADSVKNLKMYEKYPSSIKCDPTTVSMAIKEGQPIVFTYEVAFEESDIKWPSRWDAYLKMEGSKVHWFSILNSLMVITFLAGIVLVIFLRTVRRDLTRYEELDKEAQAQMNEELSGWKLVVGDVFRTPSNPALLCIMVGDGVQILGMAVVTILFAALGFMSPASRGTLITGMLFFYMILGVVAGYVAVRLWRTIGSGDHKGWVSVAWKAACFFPGIAFLILTVLNFLLWGSHSTGAIPFSLFVILLLLWFCISVPLTLFGGYLGAKAPQIEYPVRTNQIPREIPPQKYPSWLLVLGAGTLPFGTLFIELFFIMSSLWMGRVYYVFGFLFVVLILLVVVCAEVSLVLTYMHLCVEDWKWWWKSFFASGSVAIYIFLYSVNYLVFDLKSLSGPVSATLYLGYSLFMVTAIMLTTGTVGFLSSFWFVHYLFSSVKLD; encoded by the coding sequence ATGGACTTCTTTGATCGGTTCAAGATCTGGGTTTTGGCCGTCTCCCTTGTCGTGAACTGTGGATGTGGATATTACCTCCCTGGGAGTTACCCGCATAAGTATTCTGTCGGTGATACTCTGTCGGTGAAGGTGAATTCGCTCACTTCCATCGACACTGAGATCCCCTACAGCTACTACAGCTTGCCCTTTTGCCCGCCTCTGGAGGGTGTGAAGGATAGCGCCGAGAACCTCGGCGAGCTCCTCATGGGGGATCGCATCGAGAACTCGCCGTATCAGTTTAAGATGTACACCAACGAGTCTGAGATCTTCTCGTGCCGCACCGATCCGCTCACGGCGGATAGTTTCAAGCTCTTGAAGGAGAGGATCGATGAAATTTATCAGGTCAACCTGATCCTTGATAATTTGCCTGCTATAAGGTACACGAAGAAGGAAGAGTTTTTCCTCCGGTGGACTGGGTACCCCGTGGGAATCAAGGTTCAGGACACCTATTATGTGTTTAACCATTTGAAGTTCACTGTTCTGGTTCATAAGTATGAGGAGACCAATGTCGCTCGTGTTATGGGGACAGGGGATGCTGCCGAGATGATTCCAACTATTGGAAATGATGGTTCAGATGTGCAGGGCTATATGGTTGTGGGTTTTGAGGTTGTGCCTTGTAGTGTCATGCATAATGCTGATTCAGTGAAGAACTTGAAGATGTACGAGAAGTATCCTTCTTCGATTAAATGTGATCCGACCACTGTGTCAATGGCCATTAAGGAAGGGCAGCCCATCGTGTTCACTTACGAGGTCGCCTTCGAGGAGAGTGATATCAAGTGGCCATCTCGTTGGGATGCTTATTTGAAGATGGAAGGATCCAAAGTCCACTGGTTCTCTATCCTCAATTCTCTTATGGTGATCACCTTCCTTGCTGGTATCGTCCTCGTGATCTTTTTGAGGACTGTCCGTCGTGACTTGACGCGATACGAGGAGCTTGACAAGGAGGCACAGGCTCAGATGAATGAGGAATTATCTGGGTGGAAGCTTGTGGTTGGGGATGTGTTCCGCACTCCGTCAAACCCCGCACTTTTATGCATAATGGTTGGAGACGGTGTCCAGATTCTTGGAATGGCAGTGGTGACCATATTATTTGCTGCGCTCGGGTTCATGTCCCCTGCTTCACGTGGGACACTTATCACAGGTATGCTGTTCTTCTACATGATTCTTGGTGTAGTTGCTGGTTATGTTGCTGTCCGACTTTGGAGGACCATCGGCTCTGGTGATCACAAGGGATGGGTGTCGGTTGCATGGAAAGCCGCGTGCTTCTTCCCCGGTATAGCCTTTTTGATCCTGACCGTTCTGAATTTTCTCTTGTGGGGTAGTCACAGCACTGGAGCTATCCCGTTTTCTCTTTTCGTTATCCTGCTGTTGCTCTGGTTCTGCATATCAGTTCCACTTACTCTTTTTGGTGGATATCTTGGAGCGAAAGCTCCCCAGATCGAATATCCTGTGAGGACTAACCAAATTCCTAGGGAAATCCCACCTCAGAAATACCCATCTTGGTTGTTAGTCCTTGGTGCTGGCACTCTCCCGTTTGGCACCCTTTTCATCGAGCTATTCTTCATAATGTCTAGTTTGTGGATGGGCCGTGTCTACTATGTTTTCGGTTTCCTCTTTGTCGTTTTGATCCTTCTAGTCGTGGTTTGTGCTGAAGTATCTCTAGTTTTGACATATATGCACCTTTGTGTGGAGGACTGGAAATGGTGGTGGAAATCCTTCTTTGCCTCTGGTTCTGTTGCGATATACATCTTCTTGTACTCCGTAAACTACCTCGTGTTTGACCTTAAGAGCTTGAGCGGACCAGTCTCCGCCACTCTTTACCTGGGCTATTCCCTATTCATGGTCACCGCAATCATGCTCACGACCGGCACAGTTGGGTTCCTCTCCTCATTCTGGTTTGTGCATTACCTGTTCTCTTCTGTGAAGCTCGACTAA